A stretch of Channa argus isolate prfri chromosome 16, Channa argus male v1.0, whole genome shotgun sequence DNA encodes these proteins:
- the prph2lb gene encoding peripherin 2-like b produces the protein MAVLKVKFTKTKRDKLAQVLWILNWISVVTGVILFSLGLFLKVEINKRGELMAERGIQYVPNMLIAVGLIACAINFLGGKICYDCVDATKFLRWKLIMLPYIICTFFFTFCVLVGALMCYTMHGELEESLDLGLTQAMRFYKDTDMPGRCFLKRTVDMLQIEFKCCGNNGYKDWFQIQWISNRYLDMSQKDVLDRFRSNVEGKYLMDSVPFSCCNINSPRPCIQHQITNSSAHFNYEHQLEEQNLWMKGCRQALLEYYIHIMQSIGFTVLITWLFELSVWTGVRYLQTSLENVLRQGDPNSESDGWLLENSFMETARTNLNIIKNLGKSNHIDTANNGDPNINVPTTSKAQYGPDNVPPKQIPDTS, from the exons aTGGCCGTCCTGAAAGTAAAGTTTACAAAGACCAAGAGAGATAAGCTGGCCCAGGTCCTGTGGATCTTAAACTGGATCTCAGTGGTGACAGGGGTCATCCTGTTCAGCCTGGGGCTCTTCCTTAAGGTGGAGATTAACAAACGGGGTGAACTGATGGCTGAAAGAGGCATCCAGTATGTTCCCAACATGCTGATCGCTGTGGGCCTCATTGCCTGTGCCATCAACTTCCTGGGAGGGAAGATTTGCTATGACTGTGTGGATGCCACCAAGTTCTTGCGCTGGAAGCTAATCATGCTGCCCTACATTATATGTACTTTTTTCTTCACCTTCTGTGTGCTGGTGGGCGCTCTGATGTGTTACACCATGCATGGGGAGTTGGAGGAGTCTCTGGACCTGGGGCTGACACAAGCCATGAGGTTCTATAAGGACACAGACATGCCAGGAAGATGTTTCCTGAAGCGCACTGTGGACATGCTGCAGATAGAGTTTAAGTGCTGTGGCAACAACGGCTATAAAGACTGGTTTCAGATTCAGTGGATCAGCAACAGATATCTGGATATGTCACAGAAAGATGTTTTGGA CCGATTTAGAAGCAACGTGGAGGGGAAATACCTGATGGACAGTGTCCCCTTCAGCTGCTGCAACATTAACTCCCCCCGGCCCTGCATCCAACACCAAATCACCAACAGCTCAGCCCACTTTAACTACGAGCACCAGTTAGAGGAGCAAAACCTGTGGATGAAAGGGTGTCGCCAGGCACTGCTGGAGTACTATATCCACATCATGCAGTCGATTGGTTTCACAGTCCTCATTACCTGGTTGTTTGAG CTATCAGTGTGGACAGGGGTTCGTTACCTCCAGACCTCCCTCGAAAACGTGCTGAGGCAGGGTGACCCAAACTCTGAGTCTGACGGATGGCTGCTGGAAAATAGCTTCATGGAAACAGCTCGCACCAATCTGAACATCATCAAAAACCTTGGCAAGAGCAACCACATAGACACAGCCAACAATGGAGACCCCAACATCAATGTTCCCACTACCTCCAAAGCACAATATGGGCCAGACAATGTGCCACCAAAGCAAATACCTGACACTAGCTGA
- the ubr1 gene encoding E3 ubiquitin-protein ligase UBR1, translated as MAESDKLLDGLELSKEWLEAADIRAELVRYLKEQVPQIFCLKKEFSAQEEEELVQIRLLRPLECFLFGEDPQEGLEKLKQDSTSSQLCGRVFKDGETVYSCRDCAIDPTCVLCMDCFQDSVHKNHRYKMHGSLGGGFCDCGDVEAWKIGPCCSKHNPGAATAMVTDECVLEPELYERAEKLFQVLLHYVTDFLVWEEKLELSAELTPREKENAYYCVLYNDEHHSYDHVIYTLQRSVNCDQAEAQTHTALIDKEGRRAVKRGTLHSCQQAKELIRSNSEHISLQPLRVEILHATVMAHQTFALRLGPWFQKIISYSVGFRQAFCQVALEPNTNQGQLCLISRLMLHDARMYKGARKMVHELIFSSMLMDTEFKRLFAIEFTKHYKQLQKDFINDDHERSISVTALSVQIFTVPTLARQLIEECNVIKVIVDAVMDLLHEHLDDNNRFFFLGYNSDKFLRIQVIFHDLRYILISKPSIWTEELRRQFLEGFKVFLGLLKCMQGMEEVKRQFGQHIAVEPEWEAGFSLQIQLRHILFVFQDWCSSNDDILLLAFKECHKVLMQCNNQPFNREATDYYMCKHILNVPPYKVSQEPVSIHLPISRLLAGLYVLLCRAGSIEHLEDPERYDYTQLAEHSLRCVVLAAQVSAEMWRRNGLSLVSQVYYYQDVKCRDEMYDKDILLLQIAASKMDPNHFLMLILLRFELFDYFNGNCSSKDQDELIQWNRLTEEMLYLLIVIIGERYVPGISHVTEEDVIMREVIHLLCIEPMAHSSLVKGLPENESRETCLESVLAKVATFKKPGVSGHGLYEVKKELLVEFNPFFYHYSRSQHSKAEESQKKRRTQEGSDKALRPPVPPALCPAFSSIVHLLCCDIMIHVLRRVLQRAAEDQATHWTEAMIQQALHLIGQALLEEKTQLDDSAVEEVTFNFSIKANRIGSEQGSSVFLLLSKIKALPSLEAQKDMVKWVLRMFEIVKCLREKSSPTSSMSMEITKHEESAQDKEKAERKRKAEAAKLHRQKIMAQMSAMQKNFIESNKMLYDNMPESGTQGEPVATTDNFAMEQKEPCVSIGPHRGSSPVEREVLTCILCQEEQEVLSQAPAMVLTACVQRSTVLTQCRGKIQTNRTDGTTYPLFMPPELAVGTHTGSCGHVMHATCWQKYFEAVQNATRNRLHAELIIDLENGEYLCPLCKSLCNTVIPLIPLEPITFNYENAEIIGQHLTLPRWVQILCARIKGLKSVTQDNDCNTEGSSSDTDMGLCGEGQPEFRSILSFGVQEPRKFSDSIMEMLVVCATTVHRVGLQTAPNELCPHVPLMAWNTCAFTIQAIENILQEDNKPLFGSLQNRQLAGLKAVVQFAASQRLKSSQAVIQRHFTDMVGVLLPVISRKGTPSLLEVDFFHLLVGLVLSIPSLYQEEAVDLEPSAVSSAYNHLHILHLVTMAHMLQVLLSSTDFPAVVVAEDTEEAKAAAELYAMVSQHPQRLNPDVSGSSVAERVKKGIEPFLRCAALFFNCLTGIHPPEELFSTSVNSPGQMEALCSYLALPSNVFQLFQEHRDTVIPLLEKWCGNPAITKALKGKTQIVRYPRRRNHLIDLPEDYSALLNQASHFQCRNSTDDEKKHPTLCLFCGTMLCSQSSCCLSQLDGEDVGACTIHAATCGAGVGMFLRIRECEIVLMASKTRGSTCPAPYLDDYGETDTHLGRGNPLHLCPERYRKLNQLWQQHCILEEIARSLEVVNVMFALEWQML; from the exons gatGAGTGTGTTTTAGAGCCTGAGTTATATGAACGAGCTGAGAAGCTATTCCAGGTACTTCTGCACTACGTCACAGATTTCCTGGTGTGGGAAGAGAAGCTTGAGCTGTCAGCTGAACTCACGCCCCG agaaaaagaaaatgcatactactgtgtactgtacaaTGATGAGCACCACTCGTACGACCATGTGATTTACACCCTGCAGCGTTCTGTTAACTGTGATCAGGctgaagcacagacacacacagcacttaTTGACAAGGAG GGTCGGCGTGCAGTAAAAAGAGGAACGCTTCATTCATGCCAGCAAGCAAAAGAGCTCATCAGG TCCAATTCTGAGCACATTTCCCTGCAGCCGCTACGAGTGGAAATTCTTCATGCAACAGTTATGGCTCATCAGACTTTTGCTCTGCGGCTTGGCCCCTGGTTCCAAAAGATCATAAGTTACTCAG TTGGCTTCAGACAGGCCTTCTGTCAGGTGGCACTAGAACCAAACACAAATCAAGGCCAGCTGTGCCTCATTAGCAGGCTCATGCTGCACGATGCCAGGATGTACAAAG gaGCTCGCAAGATGGTTCACGAGCTGATTTTCAGTAGCATGCTAATGGACACAGAATTCAAGAGGCTTTTTGCAATAGAATttacaaag CACTATAAGCAGCTCCAGAAGGACTTCATCAATGATGACCATGAGAGAAGTATATCAGTCACCGCTTTGTCTGTTCAGATCTTCACTGTACCTACACTG GCCAGACAGCTGATAGAAGAGTGCAATGTAATTAAGGTCATAGTTGATGCGGTCATGGATTTGCTGCATGAACATCTGGATGATAACAATCGCTTTTTCTTCCTGGGCTACAACTCAGACAAGTTCTTACGCATCCAGGTCATCTTCCATGACCTCAG GTATATTCTGATCAGTAAACCCTCAATATGGACGGAAGAGCTGCGGAGACAGTTCCTTGAGGGGTTCAAAGTCTTTCTTGGCCTTCTCAAATGCATGCAG GGTATGGAGGAGGTGAAGCGCCAGTTTGGTCAACACATTGCAGTAGAGCCAGAATGGGAAGCTGGTTTTTCCCTTCAGATCCAGCTCCGTCAcattctttttgtgtttcaggaCTGGTGTTCTTCTAAT GATGACATTTTGCTTCTTGCATTCAAAGAGTGCCACAAAGTCCTGATGCAATGCAATAACCAGCCCTTTAATAGGGAGGCCACTGACTACTACATGTGCAAGCACATCCTCAATGTTCCTCCATACAAAGTGTCACAGGAGCCTGTCAGCATACATCTACCCATCTCCCGGCTATTGGCTG GCCTGTATGTACTTCTGTGCAGAGCAGGTTCAATTGAGCATCTTGAGGATCCT GAGCGCTATGATTACACCCAGCTGGCAGAGCATTCATTGCGCTGTGTGGTGCTGGCTGCACAGGTCTCGGCCGAAATGTGGCGTAGAAACGGGCTATCACTAGTTAGCCAG GTCTACTACTATCAGGATGTAAAATGCAGGGATGAGATGTATGATAAGGACATTCTCTTGCTTCag ATAGCTGCTTCTAAAATGGACCCCAACCATTTCCTCATGCTGATCTTGTTGAGATTCGAGCTCTTTGATTACTTTAATGGAAATTGCTCAAGCAAAGACCAG GATGAACTGATACAGTGGAATCGTTTGACAGAAGAGATGCTGTACCTTCTCATTGTCATCATTG GTGAACGCTATGTCCCTGGGATCAGTCACGTGACAGAGGAGGACGTGATCATGAGAGAGGTTATCCACCTGCTGTGCATTGAGCCCATGGCTCACAGTAGCCTGGTCAAAGGCCTCCCAGAAAAC GAAAGCCGGGAAACATGCCTGGAGTCCGTACTTGCCAAAGTCGCCACCTTCAA AAAACCAGGAGTATCAGGACATGGAttatatgaagtaaaaaaagagCTTCTGGTAGAATTCAACCCTTTCTTTTACCATTATTCAAGATCCCAGCATAGCAAG GCTGAAGAATctcagaagaagagaaggacCCAGGAAGGCAGTGATAAAG ctctcCGCCCTCCAGTGCCCCCTGCTTTGTGTCCAGCTTTCTCAAGTATAGTGCATCTGCTTTGCTGTGACATTATGATTCATGTCCTGAGACGTGTCCTGCAGAGAGCTGCAGAGGACCAGGCCACTCATTGGACAGAAGCCATGATCCAACAG GCCCTGCACTTGATAGGTCAGGCATTGCTTGAAGAAAAAACTCAGCTTGACGACAGCGCAGTGGAGGAAGTGACCTTCAATTTCAGCATCAAGGCTAACA GAATTGGTTCAGAACAGGGCAGTTCAGTGTTCCTCTTGTTGTCCAAGATTAAGGCTCTTCCTTCTCTTGAAGCTCAAAAAGATATGGTCAAATGGGTTCTACGG ATGTTTGAGATTGTCAAGTGCCTCCGGGAGAAATCCAGTCCAACATCGTCCATGAGCATGGAAATCACCAAACATGAAGAG AGCGCTCAGGACAAGGAGAAAGCTGAGCGAAAAAGGAAGGCGGAGGCAGCCAAACTCCACCGACAAAAGATCATGGCCCAAATGTCAGCAATGCAGAAGAACTTCATTGAGTCAAACAAGATGCTTTACGACAACATGCCAGAGAGTGGAACACAGGGAGAACCCGTTGCCACTACTGACAA CTTTGCCATGGAGCAGAAGGAGCCTTGTGTATCCATAGGGCCCCACCGAGGGTCCTCCCCAGTTGAGAGGGAAGTGCTGACGTGCATTCTCTGTCAGGAGGAGCAAGAAGTGCTGTCTCAGGCTCCAGCCATGGTGCTAACGGCATGTGTCCAGAGGTCCACAGTGCTGACGCAGTGCAGAGGAAAGATACAAACCAACAGAACAGATG GGACAACATATCCCCTGTTCATGCCTCCTGAACTGGCAGTGGGGACCCACACTGGCAGCTGTGGACATGTCATGCATGCCACGTGTTGGCAAAA GTATTTTGAGGCAGTCCAGAATGCGACCAGGAACCGGCTTCACGCTGAGCTTATTATCGACCTGGAGAATGGGGAGTACCTCTGTCCCCTGTGCAAGTCTCTGTGCAATACGGTTATCCCTCTCATCCCCTTGGAACCAATAACGTTTAACTA tgAAAATGCAGAGATAATTGGACAGCATTTGACTCTGCCTCGATGGGTTCAGATCCTCTGTGCCAGAATTAAAGGCCTCAAGTCAGTCACTCAGGATAATG aTTGCAACACAGAAGGTAGCAGTAGTGATACAGACATGGGGCTGTGTGGAGAGGGCCAGCCAGAATTTAGGTCCATACTGAGCTTTGGAGTACAAGAACC gAGAAAGTTCTCAGACAGCATAATGGAGATGCTGGTTGTGTGCGCCACCACAGTCCACAGGGTGGGACTGCAGACAGCCCCCAATGAGCTGTGCCCACATGTGCCCCTTATGGCCTGGAACACATGTGCCTTCACAATTCAGGCCATAG AAAACATATTGCAGGAAGATAACAAACCACTCTTTGGGTCCTTACAGAACCGACAG CTTGCAGGTTTGAAGGCAGTAGTTCAGTTTGCAGCATCACAGAGACTGAAGAGCTCTCAGGCTGTCATTCAAAGGCACTTCACAGACATGGTGGGAG TCTTGCTGCCGGTCATAAGCAGAAAAGGTACCCCTTCTCTTTTGGAGGTGGACTTTTTTCATCTTCTG gtgGGTTTGGTGTTGTCTATACCTTCGCTGTATCAGGAAGAAGCTGTGGACTTGGAGCCATCTGCTGTTAGCTCTGCCTACAACCACCTGCACATCTTGCACCTGGTCACCATGGCTCATATGCTGCAGGTTCTCCTTTCCTCTACAG ATTTTCCTGCTGTGGTGGTTGCAGAGGACACAGAGGaggcaaaagcagcagcagaactgTATGCTATGGTGTCACAGCACCCTCAAAG GTTGAACCCAGATGTGTCCGGCAGTTCTGTTGCAGAAAGGGTGAAGAAAGGAATTGAACCTTTCCTGCGCTGTGCTGCTCTCTTTTTTAATTGCCTTACAGGAATACATCCTCCAGAAGAGCTTTTTAGTACTTCTG TTAACTCTCCAGGACAGATGGAGGCACTATGCAGTTACTTGGCACTACCCTCCAATGTGTTCCAGCTCTTCCAGGAGCACAGAGACACTGTTATTCCACTGTTGGAAAA ATGGTGTGGGAACCCAGCTATAACCAAAGCCCTGAAAGGCAAAACCCAGATAGTCAG ATACCCGAGGAGAAGGAATCATTTGATTGATCTTCCTGAGGATTACAGTGCTCTCCTTAATCAAGCCAGCCATTTTCA GTGTCGTAATTCAACAGACGATGAGAAAAAACATCCAACCCTGTGCCTGTTCTGTGGGACAATGCTGTGCTCTCAGAGCTCTTGCTGTCTCAGCCAGCTAGATGGGGAAGATGTGGGAGCCTGCACCATCCACGCTGCTACCTGTGGTGCTGGAGTGGGGATGTTCCTCAG GATACGAGAGTGCGAAATTGTACTGATGGCCAGTAAGACTCGAGGAAGCACATGTCCTGCTCCTTACCTGGATGATTATGGGGAGACTGATACTCACCTTGG AAGGGGCAATCCATTGCATCTCTGCCCGGAGCGCTACAGGAAGTTGAACCAactgtggcagcagcactgcaTCCTGGAAGAAATTGCCCGCAGCCTGGAGGTGGTCAATGTCATGTTTGCCTTAGAGTGGCAGATGTTGTAA